CAAAACCACGTGGATTATTTAGAAAGAAGAAATTTTCACCGGTTGTTGGAGATATTGTAGATTTTGATGTACAGAATGTTAATGAAGGTTATATTCATCACGTTCATGAACGTCAAAATGAATTAAAAAGACCACCTGTAAGTAATATTGATACATTAGTTATTGTAATGAGCGCGGTTGAACCAAATTTTTCAACACAACTATTAGATAGATTTTTAGTCATTGCTCACTCATATCATCTCAATGCAAGAATATTAGTTACTAAAAAAGATATTGCATCAATGGAAAAACAACACGAAATCAGTGAATTATTAAAAATATACGAAAATATCGGTTACGAGACTGAATTTATTGGTAATCATGATGATCGTAAAAAGGTAGTTGAAGCATGGCCTGCTGGACTTATTGTGTTAAGTGGACAGTCGGGTGTTGGAAAATCTACCTTTTTAAACCACTATCGTCCAGAACTAAACCTTGAAACAAATGATATTTCTAAGTCATTAAACCGAGGAAAGCATACCACAAGACATGTTGAATTATTTGAACGTCAGAATGGTTATATTGCTGATACGCCAGGATTCAGTGCATTGGACTTTGAACATATAGATAAAGACGATGTTAAATATTACTTTCTTGAATTGAATCGATACGGGGAAAAGTGCAAATTTAGAAATTGTAACCATATTAAAGAACCTAATTGTAATGTTAAGGAACAATTGGAACAAGGTAACATAGCACAATTTAGGTACGACCATTACTTACAATTATTTAATGAAATTTCAAACAGAAAGGTTAGATATTAAATGACAAAACTATTTCCATCATTATTATCCGTTGATTTTTTGGAACTACAACATGAATTGAACAAACTTGAAGAAGCAGGCGTTGACGGTGTTCACTTTGATGTCATGGATGGCCAATTTGTACCAAATATATCGATTGGACTACCTGTTTTGGATGCTGTAAGAAAAGGTACGTCATTACCTATTGATGTTCATTTAATGATTGAAAACCCAGAAAATTATATTGCATCATTTGTGGAACATGGTGCTGATATGATTTCAATTCATGTAGAATCAACACCACATATCCACCGTGCTATTCAAATGATTAAGCATTTGAATAAAAAAGCAGGCGTTGTAATTAATCCAGGAACACCAGTTTCAATAATTGAACCTATTTTAGATATTGTTGATTATGTATTGGTAATGACTGTAAATCCTGGTTTTGGAGGACAATCATTTATTACGCAATGTGTCGATAAAATTGCCCAACTAAATGCAATTAAAATGGAGCGTCAGTTAAATTTTGAAATAGAGGTTGATGGTGGCGTTAATAATGAAACAGCACAAGTTTGTATTGATAACGGTGCAACGATGTTAGTTACAGGTTCTTTTTTCTTTAAACAAGATGATTATAAAAAAGTCACACAACAATTGAAAGGTTGAGTGCATATGCATATTAATTTGTTATGTTCTGAACGACACTTACCTCAAGATATTTGGGTTAAACATATTGGCGAAAAATGGGGCGGTGTTGATAGAGGAGCATTGATTTTACTAAAGCATCAAATTACACCATTTTTTTCAGTAGGTGATTTTGATTCAGTTAGTAATAAAGAACGACAACTTTTAACAGAACAATTAGAAATTAAACCAGTTCAAGCTGAAAAAGCAGATACCGATTTAGCATTAGCTGTAGATAAAGCAGTAGCACTTGGATTTGATAGTATTACAATTTATGGTGCAACTGGTGGGCGTCTTGATCACTTTTTTGGAGCGGTTCAATTATTGTTGAAAAAAGCATATTATAAAAAAGATGTTCACATTATGCTTGTGGATCAGCAAAATAAAATTGTATTGTTGCCTAAGGGACAATATCAAGTTGAAAAAGACACTAGTTATCCATATATTTCTTTTATTCCGATGACTGATGATGTTGAATTGTCATTGTCTGGCTTCAAATATAACTTAACAAGACAAATGCTGAATATTGGTTCAACATTAACAATTTCAAACGAAGTAGAGAATGCGCAAGCAATGATTAATGTTCATGAAGGATTATTATTGCAAATTAGAAGTACTGATTTGAAGGATTAGTATCAGGGATGTAGTTATTAGTATTTTGTAATGAAATGAATTTAATTTAAATTCAGAAATAGTTCATAGTAGCTATTGAGTTGCTATGCGAAAATAAAAATCACGCTGTAATGTTAGATGATTACGGCGTGATTTATTCATAGACTATCATTTAAATCAAATAAAAAAAGAACTGAAAGGTTGAGCTTTCAGTCCTCAAGTAAATGCGTCCTCCACATAAGGCCACATTTTTAATGTGCATTATATTTATTAAACTCTAGTTACTTTACCAGATTTTAAAGCACGTGCAGAAACCCAAACTTTTTTAGGTTTACCGTCAACTAGGATTCTAACTTTTTGAAGGTTAGCGTTCCATCTACGTTTTGTAGAGTTTAAAGCGTGTGAACGTCTGTTACCAGTCGAAGCTTTACGACCTGTTACGAAACATTGTTTACCCATATGAGTACCTCCTTTAATAAATATAAATACACATAACTACTTATATACTTAATAAAGATAGCATAAACTCTTATGAAAAACAATCAATAATTTTCACATAAAAGTCAAAAATACTGACTTTTGTGATATAATTGTAGACTGTGAAGTTATGTAGTATGATATTTTAGAGAAATAACAGAATGTAACAATTAAACTTTTTATTTAATGATACTACATTTATTAATTAGAACTGCTTAAGGACATATAACATGCGATGGAATTTAATCATCGTAAAATAGGCAATCCAAACGTCAGTCATTATATTAAGTTTCTATCATTGGAATGATACGGACGAATTTTCAATGAAACTTAGAGAATTTATGACTACGCTAAGTGGTAAAATTTTAAAAGTGAATTAGGGAAATTGAAAAATCAACTTTGAAATTTAGGAGGGACAAAGATATGACATTAGAGATTTCAAATGACTACGGCAAAATTGATATTTCAAACGAAGTTATTGCTTCGGTTGTAGGTGGAAAGGCCGTTGAGTGTTATGGTATTGTAGGAATGGCATCTAGACAACAAGTTAGAGATGGTATTGCAGAAATATTAGGACATGAAAACTACGCAAAAGGTATTAAAGTAACGGAAAATAATGGTGTAGTTGATATAGATATGTACATTATTGTTAGTTACGGTGTGAAAATATCTGAAGTTGCCAATAATGTTCAATCAACAGTGAAATATACTTTGGAAAAATCACTTAATGTATCAGTAAATTCAATCAATATATATGTACAAGGTGTACGTGTGAATAATACAGGCAAGAAAATTTAGGAGGACAACTTGAAATGATTAGCAAAATTAATGGTAAATTATTTGCCGATATGATTATACAAGGGGCACAAAATTTATCTAACAATGCAGATTTCGTAGATTCTTTAAATGTGTATCCAGTGCCAGATGGTGATACAGGAACAAATATGAATCTTACTATGACTTCAGGTCGTGAAGAAGTAGAGAATAATTTATCAAAAAATATCGGTGAATTAGGTAAAACATTCTCAAAAGGTTTACTAATGGGTGCAAGAGGTAACTCTGGTGTTATCTTGTCACAATTATTCAGAGGTTTTTGTAAAAATATTGAAAGTGAATCTGAGATTAATTCGAAATTATTAGCAGAAAGTTTTCAAGCTGGTGTAGAAACAGCATATAAAGCAGTAATGAAACCTGTTGAAGGGACGATATTAACTGTCGCTAAAGATGCAGCGCATGCAGCAGTTGAAAAAGCACAAAACACTGAAGACTGCATTGAATTAATGGCTTATATTATTGATAAAGCTAATGAATCTCTTGAAAACACACCAAATTTATTGGCAGTACTTAAAGAAGTTGGGGTCGTTGATAGTGGTGGTAAAGGATTGTTATGTGTTTATGAAGGTTTCTTAAAAGCGCTTAAAGGTGAAAAAGTAGAAGCTAAAGTTGAAAAACTTGATAAAGATGAATTTGTACATGATGAGCATGACTTCCATGGTGTGATTAACACTGAAGATATCATCTATGGTTATTGTACTGAAATGATGGTTCGTTTCGGTAAAAATAAAAAAGCATTTGATGAACAAGAATTCAGACAAGATATGAGTCAATTTGGTGATTCATTACTAGTTATTAATGATGACGAAATCGTAAAAGTTCATGTGCATACAGAACACCCAGGCGATGTGTTTAATTATGGTCAACAATATGGTGAATTAATTAAACTTAAAGTTGAAAATATGAGAGAACAACATCGTGAAGTAATTAGAAAAGAACAACATACAACTAAGCCTGAAATGGAAACAGTTGAAACAGCCATTATTACTATTTCTATGGGTGAAGGTATTTCAGAAATATTTAAATCAATGGGTGCAACACATATTATTAGTGGTGGGCAAACAATGAATCCATCTACTGAAGATATTGTCAAAGTTATCGAACAATCACAATGTAAACGCGCTATTATTTTACCAAATAATAAAAATATTTTAATGGCAAGTGAACAAGCTGCAAGCATTGTAGATGCTGAAGCAGTAGTGATTCCAACTAAATCAATTCCTCAAGGTATCAGTGCATTGTTCCAATACGATGTGGACGCATCTCTTGAAGACAATAAAGTTCAAATGACTGAAGCGGTTAATGCTGTTAAATCTGGTTCTTTAACGTATGCTGTGCGCGATACGAAAATTGATGGTGTTGAAATTAAAAAAGACGCATTCATGGGATTGATTGAAGATAAGATTGTAAGCAGTCAAAGTGATCAATTTACAACGATTTCTGAATTATTAAATGCAATGTTAGCTGAAGATAGTGAGATATTAACTGTCATTATTGGGCAAGATGCGGATAAAGCAGTGACAGATGAAATGCTAACTTGGATTGAAGAACAATATCCTGACGTTGAAGTAGAAGTTCATGAAGGTGGACAACCAATTTATCAATATTTCTTTTCAGTTGAATAAAAAATAATTTAAAAAACTACCGACAATAAAAAAGTGTTGGTAGTTTTTTAATATTCTTTATAACCTTAATATGAAATAAGGTAGCTTAGAGACGATAAAAATATCATGTTTAACTTAGACATGATAGAATAAATTACATATTTAGTGAACGGAAAATCAAACTAAACATAGGTGATTCATTTTGGCAAAAGTTAATTTAATAGAAAGTCCATATAGTCTAAGAGAACTTAAAGGTATAGGACCTAAAAAGTTAGAAGTTTTACAACAATTAAATATACATACAGTAGAAGACCTCGTTTTATATTTACCGACAAGGTATGAAGATAACACAGTCATTGATTTAAACGAAGCTGAAGATCAATCAACTGTAACTATAGTAGGGGAAGTGTATACTGCGCCAGTAATAGCATTTTTTGGAAGAAATAAATCAAAATTAACCGTTCATTTAATGGTTAATAACATAGCGGTCAAGTGTATATTTTTTAATCAGCCGTACTTAAAAAAGAAAATTGAATTAAATCAAACGATAACAGTTAAAGGTAAATGGAATAGAGTTAAACAAGAAATTACTGGTAACAGAGTATTCTTCAAGTCGGAATCCGTTCAATCTCCTGAAAATTCGGATATTCAACTTGAACCGGTTTATCGCATTAAAGAAGGTATTAAACAGAAGCAATTAAGAGATCAAATCAGACAAGCATTAAGTGATGTAACGATTCATGAATGGTTAACAGATGAATTGAGAGAGAAATATAAACTTGAAACATTAGATTTTACATTAAATACATTACACCATCCTAAAAATAAGTCAGATTTATTACGTGCTCGTAGAACCTATGCTTTTACTGAATTATTTTTATTTGAATTACGTATGCAATGGCTTAACAGATTAGAAAAGTCATCCGATGACGCGATTGAAATTGATTATGATTTAAATGAAGTGAAAGTATTTATAGAACGATTGCCTTTTGAACTTACAGATGCTCAAAAAAACAGTGTGAATGAAATATTTAGAGATTTGAAAGCGCCAATACGCATGCATCGTTTACTACAAGGTGATGTGGGTTCTGGGAAAACTGTTGTTGCAGCAATTTGCATGTATGCATTGAAAACTGCTGGATATCAATCTGCATTAATGGTTCCGACTGAAATTTTAGCTGAACAACACGCTGAAAGTTTGATTTCTTTATTTGGTGATTCTATGAATGTAGCATTACTTACTGGTTCTGTTAAAGGTAAGAAGCGTAAAATTCTTTTAGAACAATTAGAAAACGGTACAATTGATTGTTTAATAGGCACACATGCGCTTATTCAAGATGATGTTATTTTTAAAAATGTTGGATTGGTTATAACTGATGAACAACATCGTTTTGGTGTGAACCAACGCCAACTTTTAAGAGAAAAAGGTGCCATGACAAATGTCTTGTTTATGACTGCTACACCTATTCCAAGAACATTAGCAATTTCAGTGTTCGGTGAAATGGACGTTTCATCAATTAAACAACTGCCAAAAGGACGTAAACCTATTATTACAACGTGGGCAAAGCATGAACAATATGATAAAGTCTTGATGCAAATGACTGCTGAATTAAAAAAAGGTCGACAAGCATATGTTATTTGTCCACTTATAGAAAGTTCGGAGCATCTCGAAGATGTCCAAAATGTTGTAGCTTTATTTGAATCATTACAACAATATTATGGAGCGTCACGAGTTGGTCTATTACACGGAAAATTATCTGCAGATGAAAAAGATGATGTTATGCAAAAATTTAGTAATCATGAGATTGATATTTTAGTATCTACAACAGTAGTAGAAGTAGGTGTTAATGTACCAAATGCTACTTTTATGATGATTTATGATGCTGATCGATTTGGACTATCTACTTTGCATCAATTGAGAGGTCGTGTAGGAAGAAGCGATCAACAAAGTTACTGTGTTTTAATAGCATCACCAAAAACTGAAACTGGTATAGAAAGAATGACAATCATGACACAGACAACAGATGGTTTTGAGCTGAGTGAACGCGATTTAGAAATGCGAGGACCAGGTGATTTCTTTGGCGTTAAACAAAGTGGCTTACCTGACTTTTTAGTTGCTAATTTAGTGGAAGATTATCGCATGTTAGAAGTCGCTCGTGATGAAGCGGCAGAACTGATTCATTCTGGTGTATTCTTTGAAAATACGTATCAACATTTGCGTCATTTTATTGAAGAGAATTTATTACATCGAAGTTTTGATTAATTATATTTTTAGAAATTTATGTATCAATATTGACGAGAATTGAAAAAAGCTTGATACAAGGGCTTTTTTCCAGTTAACAACTGACAATATAACAATGTAGAGCTTAGGACATTGACTTATGTTTCAGGCGACTCTACAAAGTGAATGTTACTAATTTATAATTTTTAGCTAAAATAACAACTAAATATTACAGTTATTTGTTGAGTGATTTAATTAGAAAGTGTTATGATATGTGAGGAATGTTTAAGACTAGGTACTAAAAAATGAGGGGTGAGACGTTGAAACTGAAGAAAGATAAACGTAGAGAAGCAATCAGACAGCAAATTGATAGCAATCCCTTCATCACAGATCATGAACTAAGCGATTTATTTAATGTTAGTATTCAAACAATTCGTTTAGATCGTACTTTTTTAAACATCCCAGAATTAAGGAAGCGCATTAAATTAGTTGCTGAAAAAAATTATGACCAAATAAGTTCAATTGAAGAACAAGAATTTATTGGTGATTTGATTCAAGTCAATCCAAATGACAAAGCGCAATCGATATTAGATATTACATCGGATTCTGTTTTTCATAAATCTGGAATTGCGCGTGGACATGTATTATTCGCTCAAGCCAATTCATTATGTGTTGCACTTATAAAGCAACCAACTGTTTTGACACATGAAAGCACTATTCAATTTATTGAAAAAGTTAAATTAAATGACACGGTAAGAGCGGAAGCACAAGTTGTAAATCAAACAACGAAACATTATTACGTCGAAGTAAAGTCATATGTTAAACATAAATTAGTTTTCAAAGGAAATTTTAAAATGTTTTATGATAAGCGAGGATAAAAAAATGGTTAAATTAGCAATTGATATGATGGGTGGCGACAACGCGCCTGATATCGTATTAGAAGCGGTACAAAAGGCAGTTGAAGATTTCAAAGATTTAGAAATTATATTATTCGGTGATAAAGAGAAATATACTTTGAACCATGATCGAATCGAATTTAGACATTGTTCTGAAAAGATTGAAATGGAAGACGAGCCTGTTAGAGCGATTAAACGTAAAAAAGATAGTTCAATGGTGAAAATGGCTGAAGCTGTGAAATCAGGAGAAGCAGATGGATGTGTGTCAGCAGGTAATACAGGTGCTTTGATGTCAGCTGGTTTATTCATCGTTGGACGTATCAAAGGTGTCGCAAGACCGGCATTAGTTGTAACTTTGCCGACAATCGATGGTAAAGGTTTTGTCTTTTTAGATGTTGGGGCCAATGCAGACGCTAAACCTGAACATTTATTACAATATGCTCAATTAGGTAATATTTATGCTCAAAAAATTAGAAATATTAATAATCCGAAAATTTCTTTATTAAATATAGGCACTGAACCAGCAAAAGGTAATAGTTTAACGAAAAAATCTTATTCGCTATTAGATCAAGAAGACACATTGAATTTTGTTGGAAACATTGAAGCAAAAACATTAATGGATGGCGATACTGATGTTGTAGTTACAGATGGCTATACAGGAAACATGGTACTTAAAAACTTAGAAGGTACTGCTAAATCAATTGGCAAAATGTTGAAAGATACAATTATGAGTAGTACTAAAAATAAAATAGCAGGAGCGATTTTGAAAAAAGATTTAGATGCATTTGCTAAAAAAATGGATTACTCAGAATATGGTGGTTCAGTACTTTTAGGATTAGAAGGTACCGTAGTAAAAGCACATGGAAGCTCTAATGCGAAAGCTTTTTATTCTGCAATTAGACAAGCGAAAATCGCTGGAGAACAAAATATTGTTCGAACAATGAAAGAGACTGTAGGTGAATCAAATGAGTAAAATAGCAATTATTTTTCCAGGACAAGGTGCCCAAAAAGTTGGTATGGCACAAGATTTATATAACAACAATGAACAAGCAACTGAAATTTTAACTTCAGCAGCAAATACATTGGATTTTGACATTTTAGAGACAATGTTTACTGATGAAGATGGCAAATTAGGTGAAACTGAAAACACGCAACCAGCTTTGTTGACACATAGTTCTGCATTATTGGCAGCACTTAAAAATTTGAATCCAGATTATACTATGGGGCATAGTTTAGGTGAGTATTCAAGTTTAGTTGCAGCTAATGTATTATCATTTGAAGATGCAGTTAAAATTGTTAGAAAGCGCGGTCAATTAATGGCACAAGCATTTCCAAGTGGCGTTGGTAGCATGGCAGCTGTGTTGGGCTTAGATTACAATGAAGTGGATGATATATGTAAATCGTTATCAACAGAAGATAAGGTCATCGAACCAGCGAATATAAATTGCCCAGGACAAATTGTTGTTTCAGGGCACAAAGAATTAATTGATGAACTTGTTGAAAAAGGTAAATCTTTAGGCGCAAAACGTGTAATGCCTCTTGCAGTTTCAGGGCCATTCCATTCTTCGTTAATGAAAGTTATTGAAGAGGACTTTTTAAATTATATTAATCAATTCGAATGGAACGATGCAAAGTTTCCTGTAGTTCAAAATGTAAACGCTCAAGGTGAGACGGATAAAGAAGTAATTAAATTGAACATGGTAAAACAACTATATTCACCAGTACAATTTATTAAATCAACTGAATGGTTAATCGATCAAGGTGTTGATCATTTTATTGAGATAGGTCCTGGTAAAGTTTTATCTGGCTTAATTAAAAAAATAAATAGAGATGTTAAGTTAACATCTATTCAAACTTTAGAAGATGTGAAAGGATGGAATGAAAATGACTAAAAGTGCTTTAGTAACAGGAGCATCAAGAGGGATTGGACGTAGTATTGCGTTACAATTAGCAGAAGAAGGATATAATGTAGCAGTAAACTATGCAGGCAGCAAAGAGAAGGCTGAAGCAGTAGTCGAAGAAATTAAAGCTAAAGGTGTAGACAGTTTTGCAATTCAAGCAAATGTTGCTGATGCTGATGAAGTGAAAGCAATGATTAAAGAAGTGGTAAGTCAATTTGGTTCTTTAGATGTTTTAGTAAATAATGCGGGTATTACGCGTGATAACTTATTAATGCGTATGAAAGAACAAGAGTGGGATGATGTAATTGACACGAACTTAAAAGGTGTATTTAATTGTATCCAAAAAGCAACACCTCAGATGTTAAGACAACGTAGTGGTGCAATTATTAACTTATCAAGTGTTGTTGGTGCTGTTGGTAATCCTGGACAAGCCAATTATGTTGCTACTAAAGCTGGTGTAATTGGGTTAACAAAATCTGCAGCGCGTGAATTAGCTTCACGTGGTATTACAGTTAACGCTGTAGCACCTGGATTTATTGTTTCTGATATGACTGATGCATTAAGTGATGAGTTGAAAGAACAAATGCTTACACAAATTCCATTAGCTCGTTTCGGGCAAGATACTGATATTGCCAACACTGTTGCATTCTTAGCATCAGATAAAGCGAAATATATTACTGGACAAACTATTCATGTAAATGGCGGTATGTTCATGTAATATATTTGAGCTAAAGCTCATTGACGCAGTAGTTGACTGGTCATCCAATGGAGAATTGCCTGACCTAGTCAACATTGCGGGGGAAATTCTAAGCAACCTAGATAAGGCTCCAGAATTTCTCCCTAAGAAACACTAATCAATAAATTGATAAGTAGATTTAGAGGAACGCCTGAGCTAAAGCTCATGCATAAGAAACACTAATCATTAAAAATGATAAGAAGATTAGAGGAACACCTGAGCTAAAGCTCATGCATAAGAAACACTAATCATTAAAAATGATAAGTGTTTCTAAAATTTCTACTTGTTTTTTAGAATTTAAAATGGGAAAATATAGTAGTCTATGTATAGGCATTTTTAAAGGAGGTGAATCGACGTGGAAAATTTCGATAAAGTAAAAGATATCATCGTTGACCGTTTAGGTGTAGACGCTGATAAAGTAACTGAAGATGCATCTTTCAAAGATGATTTAGGCGCTGACTCACTTGATATCGCTGAATTAGTAATGGAATTAGAAGACGAGTTTGGTACTGAAATTCCTGATGAAGAAGCTGAAAAAATCAACACTGTTGGTGATGCTGTTAAATTTATTAACAGTCTTGAAAAATAATAAATCTTACATCTGGGTCGTCAGTATTGTCGACTCAGTTTTTTTCTTTAATTATCAATAGTTTTAACGTAAAATTAAAGATGATTCGAGAGCAATACATAAAGGAGATAATGAAATGTCTAAACAAAAGAAAAGTGAGATAGTTAATCGTTTTAGAAAGCGTTTTGATACTAAAATGACAGAATTAGGCTTTACTTATCATAATATTGATTTATACCAACAAGCATTTTCACATTCAAGTTTTATTAATGATTTTAATATGAATCGCTTAGATCACAACGAACGTTTAGAATTTTTGGGTGATGCGGTATTAGAATTGACGGTTTCACGATATTTATTTGATAAACACCCTAACTTGCCGGAAGGGAATTTAACAAAAATGCGTGCCACTATTGTATGTGAGCCCTCACTTGTAATATTTGCGAATAAAATTGGATTAAACGAAATGATTTTACTTGGGAAAGGTGAAGAAAAAACAGGTGGACGTACACGACCATCATTGATTTCTGATGCATTTGAAGCATTTATAGGTGCCATGTACTTAGATCAAGGACTAGATGTGGTTTGGCGCTTTGCTGAGAAAGTGATTTTCCCGCATGTAGAACAAAATGAATTATTAGGTGTTGTTGATTTTAAAACACAATTTCAAGAATATGTACATCAACAAAATAAAGGTGATGTAACATATAATCTGATTAAAGAAGAAGGTCCTGCACATCATCGATTGTTCACATCTGAAGTTATTTTGCAAGGACAAGCAATAGCTGAAGGTAAAGGGAAAACAAAAAAA
This is a stretch of genomic DNA from Staphylococcus roterodami. It encodes these proteins:
- the fabG gene encoding 3-oxoacyl-[acyl-carrier-protein] reductase, translating into MTKSALVTGASRGIGRSIALQLAEEGYNVAVNYAGSKEKAEAVVEEIKAKGVDSFAIQANVADADEVKAMIKEVVSQFGSLDVLVNNAGITRDNLLMRMKEQEWDDVIDTNLKGVFNCIQKATPQMLRQRSGAIINLSSVVGAVGNPGQANYVATKAGVIGLTKSAARELASRGITVNAVAPGFIVSDMTDALSDELKEQMLTQIPLARFGQDTDIANTVAFLASDKAKYITGQTIHVNGGMFM
- a CDS encoding acyl carrier protein; amino-acid sequence: MENFDKVKDIIVDRLGVDADKVTEDASFKDDLGADSLDIAELVMELEDEFGTEIPDEEAEKINTVGDAVKFINSLEK
- the rnc gene encoding ribonuclease III, encoding MSKQKKSEIVNRFRKRFDTKMTELGFTYHNIDLYQQAFSHSSFINDFNMNRLDHNERLEFLGDAVLELTVSRYLFDKHPNLPEGNLTKMRATIVCEPSLVIFANKIGLNEMILLGKGEEKTGGRTRPSLISDAFEAFIGAMYLDQGLDVVWRFAEKVIFPHVEQNELLGVVDFKTQFQEYVHQQNKGDVTYNLIKEEGPAHHRLFTSEVILQGQAIAEGKGKTKKESEQRAAESAYKQLKQIK